The nucleotide window TGCAAGGGTGATACGCTCTCAAACGATGGCGATTCGTAATAAGGAATTCATTATTTCTGCTGAGGTAATGGGTGAATCTAAAATCCGTATTATTCTGGTAGAAATTCTACCTAACCTTATCTCAATCGTATTTGGTGGCTTCTTGGGTACGGTTATCTACGCGATGGGCGCAGAAGCAGGCTTGGGTATTCTAGGCTTGGGTGATGCGACAGAAGTAAGCTGGGGTTCAATGCTTTACTGGGCACAGACGTCATCATCACTTTATACAGGTGCATGGTGGGAAATGATGGTTCCTGCGATGGCACTGGCAATCACTGGTGGTGCACTGGCATTGATTAACATGTCGATTGACCAAGTAAGTAACCCGAAACTTCGTACTGGTCCACACATCAAACTGTGGCACAAACTGAAAAAAGAAGCAGATAAAAAGAGAGGCCTACGATGAGCGCTTTACTTGAAATCAATAACCTTTGTGTCGATTACGTATCGCCAAATGGTGTGGCTCGTGCGGTAAACAATGTCAGTTTGACCATCAATGAAGGTGAGACATTAGGCATTGCTGGTGAGTCTGGCTGCGGTAAAAGTACGCTAGCGTTTGCCATCTCTCGTCTGCATAAAGCGCCAGCGCTTATCTCAGAAGGTGAAATTCTGTATAAGGGCGAAGACGTGCTCAAAATGAATGACCGTAAGCTGCGTCAATTCCGTTGGAACGATGTGTCTGTGGTATTCCAAAGTGCGATGAACTCATTAAACCCGGTAATTACCATTGGTGAGCAGCTAACGGACGTTATCTTGGCACACAAGAAAATTCCTTATAAGCAAGCACATGAAAAAGCGGTAGAACTGCTGTCTATCGTTGGTATTCACGGTGACCGCATGGGAAGTTTTCCGCACCAGTTAAGTGGTGGTATGCGTCAGCGTGTGGTTATCGCGGTAGCGCTCGCTCTTGAGCCAAAACTGATCATCATGGATGAGCCAACAACGGCACTGGACGTGGTGGTAGAGCGCGAGATCCTTAACGAACTGTACGACCTAAAAACCAAGTTTGGCTTCTCTATCTTGTTCATCAGTCACGACTTGAGCTTAATGGGTGAGATTGCAGACCGTATTGGTGTTATGTACGCCGGTAACTTGATCGAGCTAGGTGAAGCACAGCAGGTCTTTGGTGCTCCTGAGCATCCATATACCAAAGGTTTGGTGGCGTCGTTCCCAACGATTCATGGCCCTAAAGAAAGACTATTTGGTATTCCAGGCAACCCTGTAAACCTACTTGATATCCCAACGGGTTGTAATTTCCAAGCTCGCTGTGGTGAGTGTTTTGAGAAGTGTCAGAAAGTAGAACCTGCACTTTCAACACTGGCGAACGGCCGTCAAGTTTCTTGTCATCTGGTTTAAGGAAGTAATGATGCAAAGTAATGAAGTCATCCTATCGGTAAAAAACCTGGTTAAAGATTTCCCTCTAGGCCAATCGGTGAAATCAAACCTAATGCGAGCGGTCAACGATGTGTCGTTTGAACTTCGCAAAGGTGAAGCGCTGGCGATTGTAGGTGAATCTGGCTCTGGTAAAAGTACTGGTGCGCGTATCTTGACTCAAATCTATGACAAGACCGCTGGTGATATCCACTTTAAGGGTGTGCCAATCGATGAGTACATCAAGCAAAACGGCCAATTGGAATACGCACGTCAAGTGCAGATGATTTTCCAAGACCCGTTTGGCTCACTAAACCCAGTGCATACAATCTATCACCACATTGCACGTCCGTTGATGATTCACAACCGTGCAGACAAGAAAGCCATCCCACAATTGGTGTATGACTTGCTTGAGCTGGTGGGTTTGACACCGGTAAAAGAAACCGCAGAGAAGTTCCCTCACGAGCTAAGTGGTGGCCAAAGACAACGTGTTGCGATTGCGCGTGCGATTGCCGTCGATCCGGATGTCATTTTGGCGGATGAGCCTATCTCTATGCTCGATGTGTCGGTGCGCCTTGGTATCTTGAACTTAATGGCGGATCTCAAGGACAAGCATGGTATTTCTTTCATGTACATTACGCACGATATCGCGACAGCGCGTTACTTTGCGGAAAAAACCGCAGTGATGTATGTCGGCCATATGGTGGAGTGGGGCGAGAGCGATAGCGTAACTCAAAACCCTCAGCATCCGTATTCGAAGCTACTGCTGTCTGCAGTGCCAGAAGTAGGCAACTCTGGTCGCCGTGATCTAGCGGTGAAGAAAGGTGAGATCCCGCTTTGGAAACCATCAAGCGTGGGCTGCCCATTTGCGACACGTTGCCCGAACGCAACCGATATTTGCACCAAAGAGATGCCTGAGACGACACAGATCTCTGAGCAACACTTTGTTCGTTGCCACAACATGTAATTTAAAGAATCCCAAAAATTTTGCGCTTTGAAGAAAGCGCTTACAAAATCAGAAGTGACCAATATGACGGAACAATTACAAGCTAATCAAGCGTTTGAAGTACACGGAAAATTTATCACTATCAACGACGAACGTTTTTATCAGATTTCTAACGTCGATCAGATGGCACCGTTTTTTATCAGTGTTGTCTCTGCGAGTAACCACTGGTTATTTATATCGTCGACTGGCAGCCTTTCTGCTGGTCGTATTCGCCCAGAGAACGCACTGTTCCCTTATCGCTCGGTTGATCATATCCATGAAAATGCCGATAACACGGGCTCAAAAGCTGTGCTACGCGTTAAAAAGGGCGAGGGCAAGCCTGCACTTTGGGAACCGTTTAACCCGCATCACGATGGTCTTTACGATGTTCAACGCAATCTCTATAAGAACGCGGTGGGTGACAAAATCATCTTTGAAGAGCTAAACCATACGTTAGGTCTGAGTTATCAGTACAGCTGGTCGACTTCGGACAAGTTTGGCTTTGTTCGTGAAACCCATGTGACTAATCTTGGCGACAGTGCAGCCGAGTTCGATATCATTGACGGTATCCAAAACTTGCTGCCTTCGGGGGCACCACTGCAAGCACTGCAAACACGCAGCGCATTAGTGGACGCGTACAAGTGGAACGAGCGCATCGAAGACTTGCCAATGGCAACCTACAGCATGTATGCCAAGCTAAGTGACAGAGCGGAGCCTGCTGAATCATTGCGTGCTACGACGGTATTTGGTGTTGCACCGCATGCCCAGCAAGTTTCATTAAATGCAAAAGACGTTGCGAACTTCCGCAAAGGTTTGCCGTTAAACGCTGAGTCGCTTACTCGTGGTGAGCGCGGTGCGTTCCTGATTTCTCAATCTCTGACGCTTGCTGCTGGAGACGCTGAAACATGGACGATTGTTGCGGATATTGACAAATCTCACGCTGATGTTGCCGCACTGAAAAATCAAATCGTTTTAGACGATGAAATTACGACGACGGTTGCAAAAGATGTTCAGGCTAACCATGACGAACTGAAACTGCTTATGGCTGGC belongs to Vibrio sp. 10N and includes:
- a CDS encoding ABC transporter ATP-binding protein encodes the protein MSALLEINNLCVDYVSPNGVARAVNNVSLTINEGETLGIAGESGCGKSTLAFAISRLHKAPALISEGEILYKGEDVLKMNDRKLRQFRWNDVSVVFQSAMNSLNPVITIGEQLTDVILAHKKIPYKQAHEKAVELLSIVGIHGDRMGSFPHQLSGGMRQRVVIAVALALEPKLIIMDEPTTALDVVVEREILNELYDLKTKFGFSILFISHDLSLMGEIADRIGVMYAGNLIELGEAQQVFGAPEHPYTKGLVASFPTIHGPKERLFGIPGNPVNLLDIPTGCNFQARCGECFEKCQKVEPALSTLANGRQVSCHLV
- a CDS encoding ABC transporter ATP-binding protein; amino-acid sequence: MMQSNEVILSVKNLVKDFPLGQSVKSNLMRAVNDVSFELRKGEALAIVGESGSGKSTGARILTQIYDKTAGDIHFKGVPIDEYIKQNGQLEYARQVQMIFQDPFGSLNPVHTIYHHIARPLMIHNRADKKAIPQLVYDLLELVGLTPVKETAEKFPHELSGGQRQRVAIARAIAVDPDVILADEPISMLDVSVRLGILNLMADLKDKHGISFMYITHDIATARYFAEKTAVMYVGHMVEWGESDSVTQNPQHPYSKLLLSAVPEVGNSGRRDLAVKKGEIPLWKPSSVGCPFATRCPNATDICTKEMPETTQISEQHFVRCHNM